In Trifolium pratense cultivar HEN17-A07 linkage group LG7, ARS_RC_1.1, whole genome shotgun sequence, a genomic segment contains:
- the LOC123893974 gene encoding uncharacterized protein LOC123893974, with amino-acid sequence MLVRDLMEKKKLNLNQPILSVRRVRSTIASESDDKRKSTNNSLARLPPSGPVRVGAIPFQWEKTPGKPKDISVIENGIGNNVSGSQNVVSFDKKVILHESGKEGIEEKAGSDSDDGNESFKDARDTLSRTESFFMSGRMSGVYDDHEVQVQPKGSFLSDEKARDFMIDRFLPAAKAMISETHQYASKKPIVGQGQQKQLWKIGSTENSSPLNQHRLKSLRHKEGGVFEIDDSENYTTTCGLFPHFCLLNPMPAERMENEHSATRPPYQRGCGESLACESPAVEKTVYVDSVHKIKFQTNQKGDNFEALKSDSDINKNLSVDSLLENRQWLDDVNMKAALEAKILQSVDSPFLICSEDPSNGMQMETTNYSKKMDSELGKLGNQGNNLEQNTVLISSPKMDYDDSLINNSEVDIKNQPAAKLIDTVEGEEKIDLERQCGILGHQELSDATNFFEIPLVLPSLKAPSESWLKRTLPAISTRDASSKSKPCCKYLYKTTSLCLK; translated from the exons ATGTTAGTAAGAGATTTAAtggaaaaaaagaagttaaaccTCAACCAGCCAATTTTATCAGTGAGGAGAGTCAGATCAACAATAGCTTCTGAATCGGACGATAAAAGGAAAAGCACTAATAATTCATTAGCAAGATTACCACCTTCAGGTCCAGTGAGAGTCGGCGCTATTCCTTTTCAATGGGAGAAAACTCCAGGAAAACCGAAAGATATATCGGTTATTGAAAACGGAATTGGAAACAATGTTTCCGGCTCTCAAAATGTTGTATCTTTTGATAAAAAGGTAATACTACATGAGAGCGGAAAAGAGGGAATCGAGGAGAAGGCAGGTTCTGATTCGGACGATGGAAATGAGAGTTTTAAAGATGCTCGTGACACTCTTTCGAGGACTGAATCATTCTTCATGAGCGGTAGAATGAGTGGTGTATATGATGATCATGAGGTACAAGTCCAACCAAAGGGAAGTTTCTTGAGCGATGAAAAGGCTCGAGATTTCATGATTGATCGGTTTTTGCCTGCTGCTAAGGCAATGATATCTGAAACACATCAATATGCTTCAAAGAAGCCGATTGTTGGACAAGGACAACAAAAACAGTTATGGAAAATCGGGAGTACAGAAAATTCATCTCCTCTTAATCAACATCGACTGAAATCATTGCGGCATAAGGAAGGAGGCGTATTTGAAATCGATGATTCTGAAAACTATACTACGACTTGTGGACTATTTCCTCACTTCTGTCTTTTGAATCCAATGCCAGCAGAAAGAATGGAGAATGAG CACAGTGCTACTAGACCTCCTTATCAAAGGGGTTGCGGCGAATCATTAGCCTGTGAGAGTCCCGCTGTTGAGAAAACTGTATATGTTGATTCTGTGCACAAGATCAAGTTTCAAACCAATCAGAAAGGCGACAATTTTGAGGCTTTGAAAAGTGATAGTGACATTAACAAGAATCTTTCGGTAGATTCTTTGCTCGAAAATCGCCAATGGTTGGATGATGTAAATATGAAGGCAGCATTAGAAGCCAAAATTCTGCAGTCTGTTGATTCGCCTTTCCTCATTTGTTCTGAAGATCCTAGCAATGGTATGCAAATGGAAACGACAAATTATTCGAAGAAAATGGACTCGGAATTAGGAAAGCTTGGCAACCAAGGAAACAACTTGGAGCAGAACACGGTGTTGATTTCAAGTCCAAAAATGGATTATGATGATAGCCTAATTAATAATTCTGAGGTTGATATTAAGAACCAACCAGCTGCCAAATTGATTGATACAGTCGAAGGTGAAGAGAAGATTGACTTAGAAAGGCAATGTGGTATATTAGGCCATCAGGAGCTATCTGATGCAACAAACTTTTTTGAGATTCCTCTTGTGCTTCCTTCGCTGAAAGCTCCGTCAGAATCTTGGCTTAAGCGTACTTTACCTGCCATTTCCACAAGGGACGCATCTTCAAAGTCTAAACCTTGCTGCAAATATTTGTACAAGACAACATCACTGTGTCTCAAGTGA